The Acidobacteriota bacterium sequence ACCGTCACGCCAAGGGACTGGGGATGCTGGTCACCGTGTTCACCAACGGCACCCGGCTGTCCCGGCGGGTGGTGCGGCTGTTTCGGGAGCTGCCGCCGCGGCTCGTGGAGGTGTCGCTCTACGGCGCCACTGCCGCCACCGTCGAGCGGATCACCGGCTCGGCCACCGCTTGGGCGCGCGCCCGCCGCGGCGTGGAGCGCCTGCGTGCCGCCAGTGTGAGGCTGGCCCTCAAAACCATCCTGATGCGCGAAAATGCGGCGGAGCTGGGCGCACTGGAGGCCTACGCCCGGGAGTTGGGGGTGCCGTTCCGCCTGGACGCGGCCATCAATCCCCGCCTCGACGGCGGCCGCAAACCACTGACCCACCGCGTGGATCCGGTGAACGCCGTGGAGCTGGAGCTGGCCGATCCGGTGCGGCGCCGCCAGTGGGCGGAGTTTCTGGACAAGAACGCAACGTTGCCCGAGGAGCAGCGCCTCTACATATGCGGCGCCGGGATCACGGCGTTTTACGTGGACGCCGACGGCACCCTGCGGCCCTGCCTCATGGTGGCCCGGCCGGCGGGGGACCTGCACCGCGCGGAGTTCAATCAAATTTGGCGTGATCTCATCCCTCGGCTGCATGATAAGATGGCCGGGAACAGTTTCCCGTGCAGCCGCTGCGAGGCGCGCCTGGTGTGCGGAAGCTGCCCGGCGTTTTTCGAGCTGGAGACTGGCGCCGAGACCACACCCGCTGACTATGTGTGCCGGTTGGGCCGGCTGCGCGCCGAGCGACTGCATCAATAC is a genomic window containing:
- a CDS encoding radical SAM protein, which gives rise to RHAKGLGMLVTVFTNGTRLSRRVVRLFRELPPRLVEVSLYGATAATVERITGSATAWARARRGVERLRAASVRLALKTILMRENAAELGALEAYARELGVPFRLDAAINPRLDGGRKPLTHRVDPVNAVELELADPVRRRQWAEFLDKNATLPEEQRLYICGAGITAFYVDADGTLRPCLMVARPAGDLHRAEFNQIWRDLIPRLHDKMAGNSFPCSRCEARLVCGSCPAFFELETGAETTPADYVCRLGRLRAERLHQYQTRRGD